A single genomic interval of Nostoc commune NIES-4072 harbors:
- a CDS encoding chlorophyll a/b-binding protein yields the protein MRTNTAIIDDQGKLNNFAIEPKVYIDEQGDRTGFTPYAEMLNGRLAMIGFVSLIALEVFTGHGIIGVLGSL from the coding sequence TATAATTGATGACCAAGGCAAACTGAACAACTTTGCGATCGAGCCGAAAGTTTATATAGATGAGCAAGGCGATCGCACTGGTTTCACTCCCTATGCAGAAATGCTCAACGGTCGTTTAGCAATGATTGGTTTTGTCTCTCTAATAGCATTAGAAGTATTCACAGGACATGGCATCATTGGGGTTTTGGGAAGTCTATAA
- a CDS encoding thioredoxin family protein, whose translation MALTASTMLPLGTKAPDFNLPEVVSGKATSLSTFADKKALLVMFICRHCPFVKHIQQELVQLGKDYFTSDLAIVAISANDAQNYPDDAPESLQAFATEQGFNFTLCYDESQETAKAYTAACTPDFFVFDDQRQLVYRGQLDDSRPSNGKPVTGADLRAAIEAVLADKPVTSDQKPSVGCNIKWKPGNQPSYFG comes from the coding sequence ATGGCTTTAACTGCTTCAACTATGTTGCCATTAGGCACAAAAGCACCAGATTTTAATCTACCGGAAGTGGTATCTGGAAAGGCAACTTCACTTTCCACCTTCGCAGATAAAAAAGCGTTGTTGGTAATGTTTATTTGTCGGCATTGCCCATTTGTAAAGCACATTCAACAAGAACTAGTGCAGTTAGGAAAAGATTATTTTACAAGTGATTTAGCGATCGTTGCCATCAGTGCTAACGATGCACAAAATTACCCAGATGACGCGCCAGAATCGTTACAAGCATTTGCAACAGAACAAGGGTTTAATTTTACCTTATGCTACGACGAGAGTCAGGAAACAGCAAAGGCTTACACAGCAGCTTGCACACCTGATTTTTTTGTATTTGATGACCAACGGCAACTTGTTTATCGGGGACAATTAGATGATAGTCGCCCCAGTAATGGTAAACCCGTAACAGGCGCAGATTTACGCGCAGCCATTGAAGCAGTGCTGGCGGATAAACCTGTTACAAGCGACCAAAAGCCGAGTGTTGGTTGCAATATTAAATGGAAACCTGGAAACCAACCCAGTTATTTTGGTTAA
- a CDS encoding glutathione S-transferase family protein yields the protein MGLGILKDGQWISQRDQEDSEGKFIRPSTTFRNHITADASSGLKAEAGRYHLYISWACPWACRTAIIRQLKGLQDVIGLSVVGAEIDQNSWEFGDEPGCIPDIVNGTQYLWQLYLKADPNYSGRVTVPVLWDIQNGTIVNNESREIIRMFDTEFNAFAKQNINFYPEHLQKVIDETIDTIYQPINNGVYRAGFATTQSAYDEAVTELFTALDYWEKVLGNQRYLCGNQITEADWCMFTTLFRFDVVYYVHFKCNLRRIVDYPNLWNYLKELYQLPGVKETCNLDHIKRHYYRSHPQVNPTRIVPKGPLIDFDAPHNRDKIFA from the coding sequence ATGGGTTTGGGAATTCTTAAGGATGGCCAATGGATATCTCAAAGGGATCAAGAAGACTCAGAAGGTAAATTTATCCGTCCATCAACTACTTTCCGCAACCACATTACAGCTGATGCTTCTAGTGGCTTGAAAGCTGAAGCAGGGCGCTATCATCTGTATATTTCTTGGGCTTGCCCTTGGGCGTGTCGCACCGCCATTATCCGCCAATTGAAAGGACTCCAAGATGTCATTGGGTTATCAGTCGTTGGCGCAGAAATCGATCAAAATAGCTGGGAATTTGGAGATGAACCGGGGTGCATTCCCGATATAGTTAACGGGACTCAATATCTTTGGCAACTTTATCTAAAAGCTGACCCTAACTATAGCGGTCGGGTGACAGTTCCAGTTTTATGGGATATCCAAAATGGGACAATTGTCAATAATGAATCCCGCGAAATCATTCGGATGTTTGATACAGAATTCAATGCTTTCGCTAAACAAAATATCAACTTTTATCCAGAACATTTACAAAAAGTAATTGACGAGACGATTGATACAATTTATCAACCAATAAATAACGGTGTCTATCGGGCGGGATTTGCTACCACTCAGTCGGCTTATGATGAAGCAGTAACAGAATTATTCACGGCTCTCGACTACTGGGAAAAAGTATTGGGAAATCAACGCTATCTTTGCGGAAATCAAATTACTGAAGCGGACTGGTGTATGTTCACTACTCTGTTTCGTTTCGATGTAGTTTATTATGTGCATTTCAAATGCAACTTACGCAGAATTGTAGATTATCCAAATCTGTGGAATTATCTCAAAGAACTTTACCAACTGCCGGGAGTTAAAGAAACTTGCAATCTTGACCACATCAAACGGCATTATTACAGAAGCCATCCCCAAGTTAACCCAACTCGCATCGTTCCAAAAGGGCCACTGATTGATTTTGATGCACCCCATAACCGGGATAAAATATTTGCTTGA
- the gatC gene encoding Asp-tRNA(Asn)/Glu-tRNA(Gln) amidotransferase subunit GatC, protein MIDQEQVHKVANLARLELTPEEEEQFTTQLGSILDYIQQLDELDVSNVPPTTRAIDVSNITREDKLQPYPDRESILNSAPEQEGEFFKVPKILNAE, encoded by the coding sequence ATGATTGACCAAGAACAAGTTCATAAAGTAGCTAATCTTGCCCGTTTAGAATTAACTCCCGAAGAAGAAGAACAATTCACTACTCAGTTAGGAAGTATTCTGGATTATATTCAACAGTTGGATGAACTTGATGTTAGTAATGTGCCTCCAACAACGCGGGCAATCGATGTCAGCAACATCACACGAGAGGATAAATTGCAACCCTATCCTGACCGAGAAAGCATCCTCAACAGTGCGCCTGAACAAGAAGGTGAATTTTTCAAAGTACCAAAAATCCTCAACGCTGAATAG
- a CDS encoding photosystem I assembly protein Ycf3 — protein sequence MPRTQKNDNFVDKSFTVMADIILKILPTNKKAKEAFVYYRDGMSAQAEGEYAEALEYYEEALTLEEDTSDRGYILYNMGLIYASNGDHNKALELYHQAVELNPRMPQALNNIAVIYHYQGEKEKEAGDNEAGEALFDQAADYWIRAIRMAPNNYIEAQNWLKTTGRSQIDVFF from the coding sequence ATGCCAAGAACACAAAAGAACGATAATTTTGTTGACAAATCCTTTACAGTTATGGCAGATATTATCCTGAAGATCCTGCCAACCAACAAAAAAGCTAAAGAAGCGTTTGTTTATTATCGAGATGGCATGTCAGCCCAAGCAGAAGGCGAATATGCTGAAGCATTGGAATATTATGAAGAAGCTCTAACATTAGAGGAAGATACCAGCGATCGCGGCTATATTCTCTACAATATGGGGCTAATCTATGCCAGTAACGGTGATCATAACAAAGCTTTAGAACTGTACCACCAGGCAGTTGAGTTAAACCCACGGATGCCCCAAGCTTTGAACAACATCGCTGTGATTTATCACTACCAAGGCGAAAAAGAGAAAGAAGCTGGAGATAACGAGGCTGGCGAAGCACTGTTTGATCAAGCCGCAGACTATTGGATTCGAGCTATTCGCATGGCTCCCAATAACTACATCGAAGCTCAAAACTGGTTGAAAACCACCGGGCGATCGCAAATTGACGTATTCTTTTAG
- a CDS encoding SOS response-associated peptidase: protein MCGRFTLNQSAEALAQVFHVVEPVLDLAAGYNIAPTQMVATVLQNPESEKREFKQLYWGLIPSWAKDAGIGAKLINARAETVAEKPSFRSAFKHRRCLVIADGFYEWQRQQGKKQPFYFRLQDGQPFAFAGLWEKWRSPANEEIISCTILTTAANELLQPIHERMPVILEPEDYDLWLDSQVQTPQTLQQLLRPYPAPAMTAYPVSTLVNNSRHNSPECIIPLSEKNAPTNQLN, encoded by the coding sequence ATGTGTGGAAGATTTACTTTAAATCAGTCAGCAGAAGCTTTAGCTCAAGTTTTCCATGTCGTCGAGCCAGTTCTGGATTTAGCAGCCGGATATAACATCGCACCGACGCAAATGGTGGCAACAGTGTTACAAAATCCCGAAAGCGAAAAGCGGGAATTTAAGCAATTGTATTGGGGATTAATTCCGTCATGGGCAAAAGATGCAGGGATAGGGGCAAAGCTGATTAACGCTAGGGCTGAAACTGTTGCCGAAAAACCATCTTTTCGTTCGGCTTTTAAGCATCGACGTTGTTTAGTGATAGCTGATGGCTTTTATGAGTGGCAACGGCAACAAGGTAAAAAGCAGCCATTTTATTTTCGCCTTCAAGATGGGCAACCCTTCGCCTTTGCAGGTTTGTGGGAGAAATGGCGATCGCCTGCTAACGAAGAAATAATCTCTTGTACAATTTTGACAACCGCAGCTAACGAATTACTCCAACCTATCCACGAGCGGATGCCAGTAATTCTAGAGCCAGAAGATTACGATTTATGGCTAGATTCCCAAGTGCAAACGCCCCAAACTCTACAGCAGCTATTGCGTCCCTATCCAGCGCCAGCAATGACTGCGTATCCCGTTAGCACCTTGGTAAACAACTCTCGCCATAATAGTCCAGAGTGCATCATTCCACTCAGTGAGAAGAATGCCCCCACAAATCAGTTAAATTAG
- a CDS encoding glutathione S-transferase family protein translates to MELLRLYDFLPSGNGYKIRLLLTQLGMPFERVELNILKGETRTPEFLSKNPNGKIPIIEIEPGKYLAESNAILVYLSEGTEFLPYDRFLRAQVLQWLFFEQYSHEPFIATSRFWISILGKAEKYSEAIKQKREPGYAALSLMEKHLSSHTFLVAERYTIADIALFAYTHIADEGGFDLTHFPAIQDWIERVKAQPRYISITQA, encoded by the coding sequence ATGGAACTACTGCGTCTGTACGATTTTTTACCTTCTGGCAATGGTTATAAGATACGTCTTTTATTGACACAACTAGGTATGCCTTTTGAGAGGGTAGAGCTTAATATTTTGAAAGGCGAGACTAGAACACCAGAATTTTTAAGTAAAAATCCCAATGGAAAGATACCTATTATTGAAATTGAGCCAGGGAAATACTTGGCAGAATCAAATGCCATATTGGTATATTTAAGTGAAGGTACAGAATTTTTACCTTATGATCGCTTTTTACGAGCGCAGGTGCTGCAATGGTTATTTTTTGAACAGTATAGCCATGAACCTTTTATTGCTACATCAAGATTTTGGATTTCTATTTTAGGTAAAGCTGAAAAATATAGTGAAGCTATAAAGCAAAAACGTGAACCAGGTTATGCAGCACTTAGCCTGATGGAAAAACACTTAAGTTCTCACACTTTTTTAGTGGCAGAGCGTTACACAATTGCTGATATCGCCTTGTTCGCGTACACTCATATAGCTGATGAAGGTGGGTTCGATTTAACACACTTTCCTGCTATCCAAGATTGGATAGAAAGAGTCAAAGCTCAACCAAGGTATATCAGTATTACCCAAGCATAA
- a CDS encoding DUF167 domain-containing protein: MQKKVKVKPNSKQQKIEEQPDGSLTVYLKSPPVDGKANEELIKLLAKKFDVAKSDIRIKSGLSSRQKLIEIDTDY, from the coding sequence ATGCAAAAAAAAGTCAAGGTTAAACCTAATTCAAAACAACAAAAAATCGAAGAACAACCTGATGGCAGTTTGACTGTGTATTTAAAATCGCCCCCAGTCGATGGTAAGGCTAATGAAGAGTTAATTAAACTATTAGCAAAGAAATTTGATGTAGCCAAATCTGATATCAGAATAAAATCAGGTTTGTCCTCTCGGCAAAAACTGATAGAAATTGATACAGACTACTAG
- a CDS encoding DUF2809 domain-containing protein: protein MLQHRNQTIFIILSLLIVVPMGFLFKYYTGPAHQWFNDYGAAIFYEIFWCLFAFWFFRSRAAIIQIPIWVFVITCILEFLQLWHPPLLEEIRATLIGKLLLGTTFVWWDFPHYVLGSVLGWLWLRQLQKIGYAKKSQG, encoded by the coding sequence ATGCTCCAACATCGTAACCAAACAATATTTATTATTCTTTCTCTGCTCATCGTTGTACCGATGGGCTTTTTGTTTAAGTACTACACTGGCCCTGCCCATCAGTGGTTTAATGACTACGGAGCAGCTATATTTTACGAAATATTTTGGTGTCTGTTTGCATTTTGGTTTTTCAGAAGTCGGGCAGCGATAATCCAAATTCCTATATGGGTTTTTGTCATCACCTGTATACTAGAATTCTTGCAACTTTGGCATCCGCCGCTATTAGAAGAGATTCGCGCCACTTTGATAGGTAAGTTGTTACTTGGTACTACCTTTGTTTGGTGGGATTTTCCTCATTATGTATTGGGTTCTGTATTAGGTTGGTTGTGGCTGCGACAATTACAGAAAATAGGTTATGCAAAAAAAAGTCAAGGTTAA
- a CDS encoding DUF2231 domain-containing protein, translating into METTDTTQTGSTPFPNIPPVIESNDSEYVDSGVPSTVAIAGHPLHPLTVIFPIAFLAAALGSDVGYWLTRDFFWARASFWLIGLGLGLGLIAAATGLSDFLKIERVRKRTAGWVHLILNVSILVLSLVNFLLRLDDAESRILPWGLLISLVVGTLTSASGWFGAELSYRHKIGVVGAGSRRYP; encoded by the coding sequence ATGGAAACTACAGACACAACGCAAACAGGTTCAACACCTTTTCCAAATATTCCACCAGTTATTGAAAGTAACGACAGTGAGTATGTTGATAGCGGCGTACCAAGCACAGTTGCGATCGCAGGACATCCTCTACATCCTTTGACTGTGATCTTTCCCATCGCTTTTTTAGCCGCCGCCTTGGGAAGTGATGTTGGCTATTGGTTAACTCGTGATTTCTTTTGGGCTAGGGCTTCATTCTGGTTAATCGGACTTGGATTAGGTTTAGGCTTAATCGCAGCAGCCACCGGTCTGAGCGACTTTTTGAAAATTGAACGAGTTCGCAAGCGCACCGCCGGTTGGGTGCATTTGATACTTAACGTTTCTATCCTGGTTTTATCACTCGTCAACTTTCTCCTGCGTTTGGACGATGCTGAGTCCCGAATATTACCTTGGGGACTATTAATCTCCCTCGTTGTTGGTACACTGACTAGCGCTTCCGGCTGGTTTGGTGCTGAACTCTCCTATCGCCACAAAATTGGTGTAGTAGGCGCTGGTAGCAGAAGATATCCATAA
- a CDS encoding LmeA family phospholipid-binding protein has protein sequence MPDSPGLGEQALNKAAEIGLSSQLDEVEDLDIDIQTDPLKLVQGEVDSVTIEGEGLVMQKDLRMEELEMQMTNVAINPLSVAFGKIELTKPTEAKAQVVLTEADINRAFNSEYVRSQLQSQKIHVNGQLRTIEPQNVDFRLPGDGKVALNASMKLVETGENQQVAFSAVPKISGNGKTVALENVEYDESEEISPELTKALIDQTSEILNLSNFDLDGMSLQVNQLKVEVGKLTLQAEAYVEKIPSA, from the coding sequence ATGCCAGACAGTCCTGGATTAGGAGAGCAGGCGCTGAATAAAGCGGCAGAAATTGGATTATCTAGCCAATTAGATGAAGTAGAAGATTTAGATATAGACATCCAAACAGACCCTCTAAAACTAGTTCAGGGAGAGGTGGATTCAGTCACGATTGAAGGTGAAGGTTTGGTTATGCAGAAAGACCTCCGTATGGAGGAATTGGAAATGCAAATGACTAATGTCGCCATCAATCCTCTGAGTGTGGCTTTTGGCAAAATTGAACTCACTAAACCTACTGAAGCTAAGGCACAGGTTGTGTTAACCGAAGCTGATATTAATCGGGCCTTTAATTCAGAATATGTGCGATCGCAACTGCAAAGCCAAAAAATCCATGTTAACGGGCAACTCAGGACTATCGAACCTCAAAATGTAGACTTTCGACTACCTGGTGATGGTAAAGTAGCACTAAATGCCAGCATGAAATTAGTAGAAACTGGTGAAAATCAGCAAGTTGCTTTTTCCGCAGTTCCCAAGATCAGTGGCAATGGAAAAACTGTTGCTTTGGAAAATGTCGAGTATGACGAAAGTGAGGAAATATCGCCAGAGTTGACAAAAGCTTTGATAGATCAAACTAGCGAAATTCTAAATTTGAGTAACTTCGATTTAGATGGAATGAGTCTGCAAGTTAACCAACTAAAAGTAGAAGTAGGCAAACTAACCCTACAAGCTGAAGCTTATGTTGAAAAAATTCCTTCAGCTTAA
- a CDS encoding Uma2 family endonuclease, producing MTSEKITVQSLYTVTDKELMLISSQNPELRFERNANGTLETMPPTGGISGNREIKAGAYLLNWVESQDLGEVFSSSTGFRLANTAVRSPDAAFIAKGRLPEGWDEEEDKFINLAPDFVIEIRSKNDSLAKLKAKMEEYISNGVQLGWLIDSKNQQALVYRRDGSITQYPATAVLSSEDVVPGFTLSLRKLL from the coding sequence ATGACCAGCGAAAAAATAACGGTGCAGTCTTTGTATACTGTCACTGATAAAGAATTAATGCTGATAAGTTCGCAAAACCCAGAACTGCGGTTTGAACGCAATGCTAATGGAACGTTAGAAACTATGCCCCCAACTGGTGGAATTTCTGGTAATCGAGAAATAAAAGCGGGAGCCTATTTATTGAATTGGGTAGAAAGTCAGGATTTAGGTGAAGTATTTAGTTCAAGTACAGGTTTTAGATTAGCAAATACTGCTGTCAGATCGCCTGATGCTGCTTTTATAGCTAAAGGACGTTTGCCAGAAGGTTGGGACGAAGAAGAAGACAAATTTATTAATTTAGCACCCGACTTTGTAATTGAAATTCGTTCTAAAAACGATAGCTTGGCAAAACTTAAAGCCAAGATGGAAGAATATATTAGTAATGGTGTTCAATTAGGATGGTTAATTGATAGTAAAAATCAGCAAGCTTTAGTTTATCGCCGGGATGGTTCAATTACTCAATATCCAGCTACGGCAGTTTTAAGCAGTGAAGATGTTGTGCCTGGTTTTACCTTGTCATTAAGAAAATTATTATAA
- a CDS encoding HD domain-containing protein: MLSERFTTALTYATQLHAKQVRKGSGVPYVAHLLGVASIALEYGANEDEAIAALLHDAIEDQGGVATREEIRRRFGDNVTAIVDGCTDADTTPKPPWLQRKEAYIAHIRTASPSVLLVSLADKLYNAQSILKDYRVLGESLWERFHGGKEGTLWYYRALVDAFRKTGTTIIIDELERVVAQIEVLTSK; the protein is encoded by the coding sequence ATGCTCTCAGAACGCTTTACCACAGCTCTTACCTACGCCACCCAACTACATGCCAAGCAAGTTCGTAAAGGTTCAGGTGTTCCCTACGTTGCCCATTTATTAGGTGTCGCTAGTATTGCTTTAGAATATGGGGCAAATGAAGATGAGGCGATCGCAGCTCTTTTACACGATGCGATCGAAGATCAAGGTGGCGTTGCGACACGAGAAGAAATTCGCCGTCGCTTTGGTGATAATGTAACAGCAATTGTAGATGGTTGTACTGACGCTGATACAACTCCAAAACCGCCTTGGCTACAGCGCAAGGAGGCATATATTGCTCACATTCGTACTGCTTCCCCATCAGTACTGCTTGTGTCATTAGCAGATAAACTTTACAACGCCCAATCTATTCTCAAAGATTATCGTGTTTTGGGCGAATCACTTTGGGAACGTTTTCACGGAGGTAAAGAAGGAACTCTTTGGTATTATCGGGCGCTTGTGGATGCCTTCAGAAAGACTGGAACCACTATAATCATTGACGAATTAGAACGAGTTGTTGCACAAATTGAGGTATTAACATCTAAATAA
- a CDS encoding CheR family methyltransferase — translation MTLPKPTLEDIEIHLLLEGVYQYYGYDFRNYALSSLKRRIQSFMELEGLANVSALQERLLHNRVYLERFLLALTVNVTSMFRDPSFYHAFRNQVIPFLQTYPFIRIWHAGCSTGEEVYSMAILLQEEGLYHRCRIYATDTNEKVLQNAKSGIFSLKLMQEYTQLYLKAGGKKSFSEYYTAAYDNAIFRASLRENVVFAQHNLATDSSFNEFNVILCRNVLIYFNQVLQKRVHELFYNSLGTFGILGLGRQESIRFTPYEQYYEEIVKGEKLYKKIAGG, via the coding sequence ATGACTTTGCCCAAGCCTACCTTGGAGGATATAGAAATACATCTACTTTTGGAAGGTGTGTATCAATATTATGGTTATGACTTTCGTAATTATGCTCTTTCCTCACTCAAGCGCCGCATTCAGAGCTTCATGGAATTAGAGGGGTTAGCAAATGTTTCTGCATTGCAAGAACGGTTACTCCACAACCGTGTCTATTTGGAACGATTTTTGCTTGCTCTGACAGTGAATGTCACATCAATGTTTCGTGATCCCAGCTTTTATCACGCCTTCAGAAATCAAGTTATCCCCTTCTTGCAAACCTATCCATTTATTCGCATCTGGCACGCTGGATGCTCGACTGGTGAAGAAGTCTACTCAATGGCGATTTTACTACAAGAAGAAGGGCTTTACCACCGTTGCCGCATATATGCAACTGATACTAATGAAAAGGTATTACAAAATGCCAAAAGTGGGATTTTTTCTCTGAAACTGATGCAAGAATATACTCAACTTTACCTGAAAGCAGGCGGTAAGAAGTCTTTCTCTGAATATTATACAGCAGCTTATGATAACGCTATATTTCGAGCATCTCTAAGAGAAAATGTTGTTTTCGCCCAACATAATTTAGCAACTGATAGCTCTTTTAATGAGTTTAATGTTATCCTTTGTCGTAACGTCCTGATATATTTCAATCAGGTACTTCAAAAGCGGGTACACGAACTTTTTTATAATAGCCTTGGCACTTTCGGCATTTTAGGTTTAGGAAGACAAGAATCTATCAGGTTCACCCCTTATGAACAGTACTATGAAGAGATAGTCAAAGGGGAAAAACTATACAAGAAAATCGCTGGTGGTTAA
- a CDS encoding cytochrome c oxidase subunit 3: MDSYINSHELHHTAAEHTHDEEGNKMFGFIVFLLSESVIFLSFFAGYAIYKTTTPNWLPAGVSGLEVKEPTINTVILVASSFVIYLAERALQRHDLVKFRLFLLTTMAMGTYFLVGQAIEWNGLDFGFTSGVFGGTFYLLTGFHGLHVFTGILLQSIILVRSFIPGNYDTGHFGVNATSLFWHFVDVIWIILFILIYVWQ; the protein is encoded by the coding sequence ATGGACAGTTATATCAATTCCCACGAATTGCACCACACAGCCGCAGAACATACCCACGACGAAGAAGGCAACAAGATGTTTGGCTTCATTGTCTTCCTCCTCTCAGAAAGCGTCATTTTCTTAAGTTTTTTCGCCGGATATGCCATCTACAAAACAACAACCCCTAACTGGCTACCAGCTGGTGTTTCCGGGCTAGAAGTAAAAGAACCGACAATCAACACAGTAATTCTTGTCGCCAGTAGCTTTGTAATTTACTTAGCAGAACGCGCCCTTCAACGCCATGACTTAGTGAAATTTCGCCTATTTCTCTTGACAACAATGGCGATGGGAACTTACTTTTTGGTTGGGCAAGCGATTGAATGGAACGGCCTCGATTTTGGCTTCACTTCAGGGGTATTTGGTGGGACGTTTTACCTGCTAACAGGTTTCCACGGTTTGCACGTTTTCACTGGTATTCTGTTGCAGTCGATTATTTTGGTACGTTCTTTCATCCCTGGCAACTACGACACAGGTCACTTCGGCGTGAACGCGACTTCGTTGTTCTGGCACTTCGTCGATGTTATTTGGATTATTTTGTTTATCCTCATCTACGTTTGGCAGTAA
- the ctaD gene encoding cytochrome c oxidase subunit I — MTNVPIEGILLPDEKHNHESASNWKEYFSFSTDHKVIGIQYLVTSFFFFLVGGIFAMVMRGELMTPESDLVDRTVYNGMFTMHGTIMLFLWTFPSLVGFANYLVPLMIGARDMAFPRLNAVAFWMVPIVGIIMMGSFFVPGGPAQAGWWSYPPVSLQNPTGNLINGQVLWLLAVAISGVSSIMGAVNFVTTIVKMRAPGMGFFRMPLFVWGVFSAQIIQLFGLPALTAGAVMLLLDLTVGTSFFDPAKGGNPVMFQHYFWFYSHPAVYVIILPVFAIFSEIFPVYSRKPLFGYKVVAISSILIAGVSGIVWVHHMYVSGTSGWMRLIFMLTTMCVSVPTGIKVFAWVATIWGGKLRLNTPMLFALGGLVMFVFAGITGIMLSSVPVDVHVNNTYFVVGHFHYVLYGTVTMGLFAAIYHWFPKMTGRMYSESWGKIHFWLAFIGTNLNFLPMHPLGLQGMLRRVASYAPEYQYWNIIASLGGFLLGMSTLPFIFNMVISWMQGEKAPANPWRAIGLEWLVSSPPPVENFEEIPIIVSEPYGYGKSEPLTANLPE; from the coding sequence ATGACTAATGTTCCTATTGAAGGTATTCTTCTCCCTGATGAGAAGCATAACCACGAATCTGCAAGTAACTGGAAAGAATACTTCAGCTTTAGTACCGACCACAAGGTAATTGGTATCCAGTATCTCGTTACCTCATTCTTCTTCTTTCTCGTCGGCGGTATCTTTGCGATGGTGATGCGGGGAGAACTGATGACACCCGAATCAGATTTAGTAGATCGCACCGTCTATAACGGCATGTTCACCATGCACGGCACTATAATGCTGTTTTTGTGGACATTTCCCTCACTCGTTGGTTTTGCCAACTATTTAGTACCCCTGATGATTGGGGCGCGAGATATGGCATTTCCCCGCCTTAACGCCGTCGCCTTTTGGATGGTGCCGATAGTCGGAATTATCATGATGGGTAGCTTCTTTGTCCCTGGTGGGCCAGCCCAAGCCGGTTGGTGGTCTTACCCGCCAGTCAGTCTTCAGAATCCCACAGGTAACTTGATTAATGGTCAAGTTCTCTGGCTCTTAGCGGTGGCAATATCCGGCGTATCCTCAATTATGGGGGCAGTCAACTTTGTCACCACAATCGTGAAGATGCGGGCCCCAGGAATGGGCTTCTTTCGGATGCCCTTGTTTGTCTGGGGGGTGTTTAGCGCCCAGATTATCCAACTATTCGGACTACCTGCATTAACAGCTGGTGCGGTGATGCTGCTACTCGACCTCACAGTTGGCACGAGCTTTTTTGACCCAGCCAAGGGTGGGAATCCAGTTATGTTCCAGCATTACTTCTGGTTCTACTCCCACCCCGCCGTTTACGTGATTATTTTGCCTGTCTTTGCGATTTTCTCAGAAATCTTTCCAGTTTATTCACGTAAACCCTTATTTGGTTACAAAGTAGTTGCTATTTCATCCATCTTGATTGCAGGTGTAAGCGGCATTGTTTGGGTACACCACATGTATGTCAGTGGTACATCAGGCTGGATGCGGTTGATTTTCATGCTGACGACAATGTGTGTGTCTGTACCCACGGGAATTAAAGTATTTGCCTGGGTAGCAACTATTTGGGGCGGTAAACTGCGACTAAATACCCCCATGCTGTTTGCTCTGGGTGGATTAGTCATGTTTGTCTTCGCCGGCATCACAGGCATTATGCTTTCCTCTGTGCCAGTTGATGTCCACGTTAACAATACTTACTTTGTAGTGGGACACTTTCACTACGTTCTCTACGGCACTGTGACGATGGGCTTATTTGCTGCCATCTACCACTGGTTCCCCAAAATGACTGGGCGGATGTACTCTGAAAGCTGGGGTAAAATTCACTTCTGGTTAGCCTTCATTGGCACTAACCTTAACTTTTTACCCATGCACCCATTAGGATTGCAAGGAATGCTACGCCGAGTCGCTTCCTACGCCCCAGAGTATCAATACTGGAATATCATCGCTAGCCTCGGCGGATTCCTCTTAGGAATGTCCACCTTGCCCTTCATTTTCAACATGGTGATTTCTTGGATGCAGGGCGAGAAAGCACCTGCTAACCCTTGGAGAGCAATCGGACTAGAGTGGTTAGTTTCTTCACCCCCCCCAGTAGAAAACTTTGAAGAAATTCCCATCATCGTCTCCGAACCCTACGGCTACGGCAAATCAGAACCCTTAACAGCCAACCTCCCAGAATAA